In the genome of Fusarium fujikuroi IMI 58289 draft genome, chromosome FFUJ_chr02, one region contains:
- a CDS encoding probable clathrin assembly protein — translation MLSFILIQNRQGKTRLAKWYAPFSDEQKIKLKGEVHRLVAPRDQKYQSNFVEFRNNKIVYRRYAGLFFCACVDTNDNELAYLEAIHFFVEVLDAFFGNVCELDLVFNFYKVYAILDEVFLAGEIEETSKQVVLTRLEHLDKLE, via the exons ATGCTCTCCTTTATCCTCATCCAGAATCGACA GGGTAAGACTCGTCTCGCGAAATGGTACGCCCCTTTTAGCGACGAGCAAaagatcaagctcaaaggcGAAGTCCATCGCCTCGTCGCACCCCGCGATCAAAAATACCAGTCCAACTTTGTCGAGTTCCGAAACAACAAGATTGTTTACCGCCGCTACGctggtcttttcttctgcGCCTGCGTCGACACAAACGATAACGAGCTCGCCTACCTAGAGGCCATTCACTTCTTCGTCGAGGTTCTCGATGCCTTTTTCGGAAACGTCTGCGAACTCGATCTTGTTTTCAACTTCTACAAGGTCTATGCGATTCTTGACGAGGTGTTTTTGGCGGGCGAGATTGAGGAGACGAGTAAGCAGGTTGTGCTTACACGGTTGGAGCATCTCGACAAGTTAGAATAA
- a CDS encoding putative IST1-like protein, translating to MAPGASLITKLKVQLKLTIARLRMVQQRDEQLGKTARRAMAQLLEAGKEDSARIRVENIIRSDITSELHEMLELYCELLLARAGLMEGHTVDPGLEEAIQSLIYAAPKTEIKELATVRTLFAEKYGKDYVLAATENTDGKVNEKVVKKLSVTPPREELVVGYLEEIARAYGVDWPKRETVSPPPELLDDDDDDDDQGGQKQKVLETPLAADSKDPALNTPVKKLAGGGPTSPLTVTPPRMTTDNIHPKVTLGSVELKPSKKAEPAARKGEPDGSIPDLGDLERRFAALKKR from the exons ATGGCGCCAGGTGCTAGTCTTATA ACAAAGCTCAAAGTTCAGCTCAAGCTTACCATCGCGCGGTTGCGCATGGTTCAGCAGCGCGATGAACAGCTTGGAAAGACCGCGCGACGAGCCATGGCTCAGCTCCTCGAGGCCGGAAAGGAAGACTCAGCCCGCATTCGCGTCGAGAACATCATTCGATCCGACATCACCTCCGAGCTTCACGAGATGCTCGAACTTTACTGCGAACTGCTACTTGCTCGTGCTGGGTTGATGGAGGGCCATACTGTTGACCCTGGCTTGGAGGAGGCTATTCAGAGTCTGATATATGCGGCGCCCAAGACGGAGATCAAAGAGCTGGCTACAGTGAGGACGCTATTTGCGGAGAAGTATGGAAAGGACTATGTCCTTGCCGCGACGGAGAATACAGATGGAAAGGTCAACGAGAAGGTCGTCAAGAAACTCAGCGTCACGCCTCCGCGCGAAGAGCTTGTGGTGGGATACCTGGAAGAAATTGCCAGAGCATACGGAGTAGACTGGCCCAAGCGGGAGACAGTCTCGCCACCACCAGAACtcctcgacgacgacgatgatgacgacgaccaAGGCGGCCAGAAGCAAAAGGTTCTCGAAACGCCTCTCGCAGCAGATTCCAAAGATCCAGCTTTAAACACACCAGTTAAAAAGCTAGCTGGTGGCGGCCCAACGAGTCCTTTAACAGTGACACCGCCGCGAATGACGACCGACAACATACATCCCAAGGTGACGCTTGGTTCAGTAGAGCTGAAGCCAAGTAAGAAGGCGGAACCAGCGGCGAGGAAGGGCGAGCCCGATGGATCGATTCCGGATCTTGGGGACTTGGAGAGAAGGTTTGCGGCGCTGAAGAAGCGATGA
- a CDS encoding serine protease family protein, with protein sequence MNGASSSARAKRKAPGSPDEAPPSKKPINGKHSPNDNTPDIVEFDDHSDMTDELHPHAMYIGTPGSLGEWQDTIQKVVRNVVAIRFCQTCSFDTDSALTSEATGYVVDSEKGYILTNRHVVGAGPFWGHCVFDNHEEVDCYPVYRDPVHDFGILRYDPKAIKYMHIDGLELRPDLAKVGTEIRVVGNDAGEKLSILSGIISRLDRNAPEYGEGYSDFNTCYYQANAAASGGSSGSPVVNKDGCAVALQAGGRSDGASTDYFLPLDRPLRALQCIQNGKPVTRGDIQCQFLLKPFDECRRLGLSPQWEAAMREKFPEETNMLVAEIVLPQGPSDKKIEEGDVLIKVNGELITQFIRLDDILDSSVDETIKLHLQRGGQDVEVEIEVGDLHKITPDRFVSVAGASFHDLSYQQARLYAVAVKGVYVCESAGSFRFDNTDNGWIVQSIDHKKVPDLDTFIQVMKAIPDRARVVVTYKHLRDLHTLNTTVAYIDRHWAAKMKLAVRNDESGVWDFTDLGDPLPPVPRTRRSASFIELDHMPHQGIADLIRSFVHINCTMPLKLDGFPKNRRWGMGLVIDADKGLVLISRAIVPYDLCDITVTIADSIIVEGKVVFLHPLQNYAIIQYDPSLVDAPVMSARLSNEVLTQGAKTYFLGYNRIGRVVHGSTSVTEITAVAIPANSGAPRYRAVNVDAITIDSNLGSTCNSGVLVAPDGTVQALWLSYLGERSHHTSRDEEYYLGLGTKTLLPVVESVQKGINPKLRILSVEFRSVQMAQASVMGVSDEWIKKVTQTNRSHHQLFMVSKRTFERENHPVSLLEGDIILTLNGKICTTISDFDLMYSHELLDAVIVRECEEMHLQLPTVAADDMETNHAVSFCGAILHRPHQAVRQQISKLHSEVYVSSRIRGSPAYQYGVAPTNFITHVNGTPTPDLDSFIAATREIPDNTYFRLKAVTFDCVPWVITMKKNDHYFPTMEWIKDDKEACGWRRVTYEGNDVFKGEATDGVVPVAQDADME encoded by the exons ATGAATGgcgcatcttcttcagcccgGGCTAAAAGAAAGGCCCCGGGCTCGCCAGACGAAGCTCCTCCTTCCAAAAAACCCATCAACGGAAAACATTCCCCAAACGACAACACACCAGACATTGTTGAATTTGACGACCACTCCGACATGACCGACGAACTTCACCCTCACGCTATGTATATTGGAACACCAGGGAGCTTGGGAGAGTGGCAGGATACCATCCAGAAGGTGGTGCGCAACGTCGTCGCGATCAGGTTCTGCCAGACCTGCTCTTTCGATACCGATTCTGCTTTGACCAGTGAAGCTACTGGCTATGTTGTTGACTCCGAGAAAGG ATACATCTTGACCAACCGTCACGTTGTCGGCGCTGGTCCCTTCTGGGGCCACTGTGTCTTCGACAACCACGAAGAAGTCGACTGTTACCCCGTCTACCGCGACCCCGTTCACGATTTTGGTATTCTACGATATGATCCCAAGGCGATCAAGTATATGCACATTGATGGCTTAGAGCTGCGACCCGACCTCGCAAAGG TTGGAACCGAGATTCGAGTCGTCGGTAACGATGCTGGCGAAAAGCTTAGTATCTTGTCAGGTATCATCAGTCGCCTGGATCGAAATGCCCCGGAATATGGCGAGGGGTACAGCGATTTCAACACGTGCTACTACCAGGCCAACGCCGCTGCAAGTGGAGGAAGTTCTGGCAGTCCTGTCGTGAACAAGGACGGTTGCGCTGTCGCACTCCAAGCTGGCGGTCGTTCTGATGGAGCTTCGACTGATTACTTCCTACCATTGGATCGACCACTCCGTGCTCTGCAATGCATTCAAAACGGCAAGCCTGTCACACGTGGTGACATTCAGTGCCAGTTCCTTCTCAAGCCTTTTGACGAATGCAGAAGGTTGGGATTGAGCCCTCAATGGGAGGCTGCCATGCGTGAGAAGTTTCCGGAAGAGACAAACAtgcttgtggctgagattgTCCTCCCCCAAGGACCTTCagacaagaagatcgaggaagGCGACGTTttgatcaaggtcaacggcGAACTTATCACACAGTTTATTCGATTGGACGACATTCTGGATTCGAGCGTTGACGAAACCATTAAGCTGCACCTTCAGCGCGGTGGACAGGACGTAGAAGTCGAGATCGAGGTCGGAGATCTTCACAAGATTACCCCTGACCGCTTTGTTTCAGTGGCAGGCGCCAGCTTCCACGATTTATCCTACCAGCAAGCAAGACTCTATGCCGTCGCTGTCAAGGGTGTCTACGTTTGCGAATCAGCTGGCTCATTCCGATTTGATAACACTGATAATGGCTGGATTGTCCAGAGTATTGACCACAAAAAGGTGCCAGACCTAGACACTTTCATCCAAGTAATGAAGGCAATCCCAGATCGCGCACGAGTTGTTGTCACTTACAAACACCTTCGTGACCTCCACACCCTTAATACTACCGTTGCCTACATTGATCGACACTGGGCGGCCAAGATGAAACTTGCTGTTCGAAACGATGAGTCTGGAGTTTGGGACTTCACTGACTTGGGAGACCCATTGCCTCCTGTTCCACGTACTCGACGATCCGCCTCCTTTATTGAGCTGGACCACATGCCACACCAAGGCATTGCCGACCTCATCCGCAGTTTTGTGCATATCAACTGCACTATGCCCTTGAAACTCGATGGTTTCCCTAAGAACCGCCGTTGGGGCATGGGCCTCGTGATTGATGCAGACAAGGGTCTCGTTCTGATCTCCAGAGCCATTGTCCCTTATGATCTTTGCGATATCACTGTCACTATTGCTGACTCCATCATTGTTGAGGGCAAGGTTGTCTTCCTACACCCCCTCCAGAACTACGCCATTATTCAGTACGATCCCTCACTCGTCGATGCGCCAGTCATGAGCGCTCGCCTGAGCAATGAGGTTCTCACCCAAGGCGCCAAGACCTATTTTCTCGGCTACAATAGGATTGGGCGCGTTGTTCATGGATCTACAAGTGTCACTGAGATCACTGCGGTGGCCATTCCCGCCAACTCGGGCGCCCCGCGCTATCGTGCTGTTAATGTTGATGCCATTACGATCGACAGTAACCTCGGTTCGACATGTAACAGTGGTGTTCTTGTTGCGCCAGACGGTACTGTCCAGGCTCTGTGGCTGTCATATCTGGGAGAGCGTTCCCATCATACGTCACGCGATGAAGAGTACTACCTCGGTCTTGGCACCAAGACTCTGCTTCCTGTCGTAGAGTCAGTCCAGAAGGGTATCAACCCCAAGCTGCGTATCTTGTCCGTCGAGTTCAGATCAGTCCAGATGGCTCAGGCATCCGTCATGGGCGTCTCCGATGAGTGGATCAAGAAGGTTACCCAGACCAAccgatctcatcatcagctgtTCATGGTCAGCAAGCGAACCTTTGAGCGCGAGAACCACCCTGTATCTCTGCTCGAAGGAGATATTATCCTCACGCTGAACGGAAAGATTTGCACTACCATCTCCGACTTTGACTTGATGTACTCACATGAGTTGTTGGACGCAGTTATTGTGCGAGAGTGTGAGGAGATGCACCTACAACTTCCTACAGTGGCAGCAGACGACATGGAAACGAACCATGCCGTTTCTTTCTGTGGTGCTATCCTTCACAGGCCTCACCAGGCTGTTCGACAACAGATCAGCAAGCTGCATAGTGAGGTTTACGTCTCTAGTCGGATTCGTGGATCGCCTGCCTATCAGTATGGCGTCGCACCAACCAACTTCATCACCCATGTGAATGGTACTCCTACCCCTGATCTCGACTCTTTCATTGCCGCGACCCGGGAAATTCCTGACAATACTT ACTTCCGACTCAAAGCTGTAACCTTTGACTGCGTGCCGTGGGTGATCacaatgaagaagaacgatCACTACTTCCCCACGATGGAATGGATCAAGGATGACAAGGAGGCTTGTGGATGGCGAAGAGTCACGTACGAAGGCAACGACGTGTTTAAGGGAGAGGCAACTGACGGGGTAGTACCGGTTGCACAGGATGCCGATATGGAGTAG
- a CDS encoding related to ferroportin 1 — MASTTGVGNEETAPLLATSPTSSTGIIHSQYQSLSQISSNNESDTSNISNTDPEWTLSQSARRLYISHTLSTWNSRVFEFGSVLYLASIFPGTLMPLAIYSIVRGASAITLSSWVGSYIDREDRLKTVRLSIVSQRLVVAASCAIFFILSRAESPSDELRVGLLAALIFMACIEKLAAIMNLVSVERDWVIVVARSDTTALRTMNSQMRRIDLVYYQVPELQQSKTTPPIVPQNEEQQTHQNVYVSFKKAVQKTSSDLRLYFTHPAFAPSFSIALLYCTVLSFGGVMVTYLLASGYTSAQIAAMRTVSVTLEVLATWIGPWLMKRIGPVRAGLWFLSWELGCLAIGVSIFWRYADNVLASTLGLVCGSMLSRIGLWGVDLSAQVIIQEEVEAENRGAFSAVEASWQNVFEMCSYTSTIIFSSPSEFHNPTALSVTAVFFAWLLYSSFVKKRRGHLVHWPTCMSPEKQQATIDELFESGPSRRREGL; from the exons ATGGCTTCAACTACCGGCGTCGGAAACGAAGAAACGGCACCGTTACTAGCGACATCGCCGACTTCATCAACTGGCATCATTCATTCACAGTATCAATCACTAAGCCAAATCAGCAGCAATAATGAAAGTGATACTAGTAATATCAGCAATACCGACCCCGAATGGACGCTCAGCCAAAGCGCGCGAAGGCTCTATATATCTCATACCCTCTCAACATGGAACTCACGCGTCTTCGAATTCGGCAGCGTCTTATATCTTGCATCAATCTTCCCCGGAACCTTGATGCCCCTTGCGATATACTCGATAGTGAGAGGTGCTTCTGCGATCACGTTGTCATCATGGGTCGGGAGTTACATCGATCGTGAAGACCGCCTTAAGACTGTGAGACTGTCAATCG TCTCACAGCgacttgttgttgctgcctCATGCGCTATATTCTTCATACTCAGCAGAGCCGAAAGCCCTTCAGATGAGCTGCGGGTCGGTTTGCTTgcggccttgatcttcatgGCATGTATTGAGAAACTAGCCGCTATCATGAATCTCGTGTCAGTGGAAAGAGATTGGGTTATTGTTGTGGCACGCTCAGATACTACTGCACTTCGAA CCATGAACTCGCAAATGAGGCGAATTGACCTT GTCTATTATCAAGTACCCGAACTTCAGCAATCAAAGACTACGCCCCCTATTGTACCACAAAATGAGGAACAACAAACTCATCAGAATGTATATGTGTCGTTCAAAAAGGCTGTGCAGAAGACGTCCAGTGACCTTCGACTTTACTTTACACATCCTGCATTTGCACCCTCATTCTCGATAGCGCTTCTCTACTGCACAGTCTTGTCTTTTGGCGGAGTTATGGTTACATATTTGTTAGCAAGTGGATACACTTCAGCTCAGATTGCTGCAATGAGAACGGTCTCGGTGACTCTCGAGGTTCTCGCCACATGGATCGGACCGTGGTTAATGAAGAGAATTGGTCCCGTTCGTGCCGGTCTTTGGTTCCTCAGCTGGGAACTGGGGTGTTTAGCAATCGGTGTATCAATCTTCTGGCGATATGCTGATAACGTTTTGGCATCGACACTGGGACTTGTCTGTGGTTCGATGTTGAGCCGAATCGGACTTTGGGGGGTAGATCTGTCTGCACAGGTCATCATTCAAGAG GAAGTTGAGGCAGAGAATAGAGGAGCCTTTTCTGCTGTGGAAGCTAGTTGGCAAAATGTGTTCGAGATGTGCTCATACACGTCGACCATCATATTCTCGTCACCTAGTGAGTTCCACAACCCGACAGCACTGAGCGTCACAGCAGTGTTCTTTGCATGGCTACTGTACAGCTCCTTTGTCAAGAAGCGACGAGGACATCTCGTCCACTGGCCGACTTGCATGTCCCCGGAAAAGCAGCAGGCAACGATCGACGAGCTGTTCGAGTCTGGGCCGTCGAGGCGAAGAGAGGGGCTCTGA
- a CDS encoding related to AMFR protein — MADDQISLPYLLAILVVSGLIIRYLFFGGPSPPQPTRSPEAFLRSREIAVERIQQMFPQADRRSILWDLQRNGGNIQSTTERILAGRLDTPPVTFQPPPPPGQSAPSSSAATASRQPDKPAQPDLITRYNLKDKLDTASQEEQDAKGKGWSSNRDERQASLQRRRDEMILAARRKMEAKLAAEKAAQGS; from the exons ATGGCGGACGACCAAATCTCATTGCCATATCTACTGGCCATCCTGGTCGTCTCAGGCTTGATAATACGATATCTGTTCTTTGGAGGACCGTCGCCACCTCAGCCCACACGATCCCCTGAAGCTTTCCTCCGGTCAAGAGAGATTGCAGTTGAGAGAATACAGCAAATGTTTCCGCAGGCGGATCGACGGAGTATTCTATGGGATCTGCAGCGCAACGGAGGAAACATCCAGAGCACGACAGAGCGAATACTAGCAGGACGACTGGACACG CCCCCCGTGACTTTCCaaccaccgcctcctccgGGCCAATCCGCACCGAGCAGCAGCGCAGCGACGGCGTCTCGACAGCCGGATAAGCCAGCGCAGCCGGATCTTATCACCCGGTATAACCTCAAGGATAAGTTGGATACTGCGTcgcaggaggagcaggatgccaagggcaagggatGGAGCTCGAACAGGGACGAGAGGCAAGCTTCGctgcagaggaggagggatgAGATGATTCTTGCGGCGCggaggaagatggaagcTAAGCTTGCGGCTGAGAAGGCAGCTCAGGGGAGTTGA
- a CDS encoding related to cell division control protein CDC36, with the protein MPGGFGGQQQPQQPGRAGTNRLPNGKLGNNNSGWAFGGVPMAGTGPQNAARQLGGNVSFAQSLSGSQPATSLDLSEFPSLSNNAQMSNPNQSSMWSTAGSRNLGGPSPRNQATPQQGGQDDMFSPTSSRGQGGFRFGNQGNIGQQTQSSSVDDFPPLNQTSNGEMGSDRTASLMSSLGFSSQATGAGPSVSNRGNGLLNALSATSRANEARSPPGIGAPGSSRPQDGKPPGLEEPRQKSSKEDALPDDASNVADYNNADYSATNYVAQTMQKRLDTENVIDPLEGMPASDKWGLKGLTTLMNNYPDYHAMVVGMDPNSLGLDINSQELFSTQIYSLFDDAPPRPVLSNGRFRLPDCYNVTNVQPIESKIQSFNEETLFWIFYSCTADVKQQMAAVELHSRNWRWHKKLQMWLTKDEHMTPQILSPTHERGYYVVWDTNSWRKERKELTLYYGELDTTLGQAQVVP; encoded by the exons ATGCCTGGTGGCTTTGGAGGTCAACAGCAACCCCAACAACCAGGACGAGCAGGAACGAATCGATTACCGAACGGAAAACTAG GGAACAACAACTCTGGCTGGGCGTTTGGAGGGGTTCCCATGGCGGGAACAGGTCCCCAAAACGCAGCTCGTCAACTTGGCGGAAACGTGAGCTTCGCGCAGAGCTTGTCGGGCTCTCAACCTGCAACATCACTCGACCTATC CGAATTCCCATCATTATCGAACAACGCCCAGATGTCGAACCCCAACCAGTCGTCTATGTGGTCGACAGCGGGATCGCGAAACCTGGGTGGTCCTAGTCCGCGCAACCAAGCTACCCCTCAGCAAGGTGGCCAGGATGATATGTTCAGTCCCACCTCTTCCAGAGGGCAAGGCGGGTTCAGATTCGGTAACCAAGGCAACATTGGACAACAAACTCAATCAAGCAGCGTTGACGACTTTCCACCACTGAATCAGACCTCGAATGGCGAGATGGGATCAGATCGGACGGCGAGCTTGATGTCATCATTGGGCTTCAGCTCTCAGGCCACCGGCGCTGGACCCTCGGTAAGCAATAGGGGGAATGGTCTTCTGAACGCATTGTCGGCTACGAGCCGAGCGAACGAAGCCAGGTCGCCGCCTGGCATTGGAGCCCCTG GCTCTTCAAGACCGCAAGACGGCAAACCTCCTGGCCTGGAAGAGCCCCGGCAAAAGTCTTCCAAGGAGGATGCGTTGCCAGACGATGCTTCTAATGTAGCGGATTATAACAATGCGGACTATAGCGCCACGAATTATGTGGCACAAACCATGCAAAAACGACTCGATACTGAGAACGTCATTGACCCTCTAGAGGGTATGCCAGCATCCGACAAGTGGGGTCTCAAGGGCTTGACAACGTTGATGAACAACTATCCTGACTACCACGCGATGGTTGTGGGAATGGACCCTAACTCGCTGGGTCTTGACATCAATTCTCAAGA GTTGTTTTCGACTCAGATTTACTCGCTGTTTGATGACGCACCTCCTCGGCCAGTCCTCTCCAATGGAAGATTTCGATTGCCGGATTGTTATAACGTGACGAACGTGCAACCTATCGAGAGTAAAATCCAGAGTTTCAACGAAGAGACTCTATTTTGGATCTTTTACAGCTGTACGGCAGATGTAAAGCAACAAATGGCTGCAGTTGAGCT ACATTCTCGAAACTGGAGGTGGCACAAGAAACTCCAGATGTGGTTGACCAAAGACGAGCACATGACTCCTCAAATACTGAGTCCTACCCATGAGCGAGGCTATTACGTCGTCTGGGACACAAACTCCTGGCGCAAAGAGCGT AAAGAACTCACTCTATACTATGGCGAGCTAGATACAACACTAGGTCAGGCACAGGTTGTACCTTGA
- a CDS encoding probable dopamine-responsive protein has product MDFDDDAPPELVDTTTNDVDEEITVKVPITIVTGYLGAGKTTLLNYILTAQHGKKIAVIMNEFGDSLDIEKSLTVNKGGEQVEEWLEVGNGCICCSVKDTGVNAIESLMSKKGAFDYILLETTGLADPGNLAPLFWVDDGLGSTIYLDGIVTLVDAKNILRSLDDPNGVVEGHDDHSHGPVMTTAHVQISHADVIVINKADMVTETELSRVKARIQSINGLAKIHVTERSVVPQLEGFLLDLHAYDQFNESDANAKGHSHLDPTISTVTIPVGRLESGQLDTVDRWLRSVLWDSKLPEEEKESDFEIHRSKGRLVFANGEVKMLQGVREVFEINDGPLGDETPKEGKIILIGRNVAGVGFEDSFKKALS; this is encoded by the exons ATGGAttttgatgacgatgccCCGCCAGAGCTGGTTGATACAACCACCAACGATGTGGATGAGGAGATTACAGTCAAGGTTCCCATCACAATTGTGACAG GATATCTCGGTGCTGGTAAAACCACTTTGCTAAATTACATCCTTACGGCTCAACATGGCAAGAAGATCGCTGTCATCATGAATG AATTTGGAGACT CGCTCGACATTGAAAAGTCCCTTACTGTGAACAAGGGTGGTGAGCAAGTTGAAGAATGGTTAGAAGTTGGCAATGGCTGTATCTGCTGTTCCGTAAA GGATACAGGAGTCAATGCGATAGAGTCTCTCATGTCAAAGAAAGGTGCATTTGACTACATCCTCCTCGAAACCACTGGCTTAGCCGACCCCGGAAACCTAGCCCCCCTCTTCTGGGTAGACGACGGACTCGGAAGCACAATTTATTTGGATGGAATAGTCACGCTCGTAGATGCGAAGAATATCTTGCGCAGTCTTGACGACCCCAATGGTGTTGTCGAAGGACACGACGACCACAGTCATGGCCCTGTCATGACTACAGCACATGTTCAGATCTCCCATGCTGATGTGATCGTAATCAACAAGGCCGACATGGTTACAGAGACGGAACTCAGCCGGGTCAAAGCAAGAATCCAGTCAATCAACGGTCTTGCTAAGATCCATGTAACGGAGAGGAGTGTAGTCCCTCAATTGGAGGGGTTCCTGCTTGATTTGCACGCATATGACCAATTCAATGAGTCAGACGCAAATGCTAAGGGACATAGTCACCTCGACCCT ACCATATCGACCGTCACCATACCCGTTGGCCGCCTTGAGTCAGGACAACTGGACACAGTTGATCGTTGGCTACGATCGGTACTATGGGACAGTAAACTtcctgaagaagaaaaggagagTGATTTCGAGATTCATCGGTCCAAGGGACGGCTTGTGTTTGCCAACGGGGAGGTCAAGATGTTGCAGGGGGTGAGGGAGGTCTTTGAGATAAATGACGGGCCGTTGGGAGACGAAACGCCCAAAGAGGGGAAGATTATTCTGATTGGAAGGAACGTAGCAGGTGTTGGATTTGAAGACAGCTTCAAAAAAGCCCTGAGCTAG
- a CDS encoding related to cell cycle regulation Mob3, whose protein sequence is MSPSGGPAASLHTTPQEQSQLEASSRRRIHPGTKAADMAAGPPLIPLQELDSAFQLQEHLAALHCYHTSSNTQPITRGTALQLATPPNGVDRTIWLYELCRFLISQCNSLIVGFLFDTPPCSASTCPEMRASEWQFLCAVHEQPKSCCAIDYCCHTLDWAANVVTDQKIFPSRFVVHNDNHSKNVGVKNLVNVFRRLHRIFAHAWFQHRGVFWSVEAETGLYVLFKTVCDLYDLLPAENYKLPPEAEGLEAPHTEQEPEKPPPTILKPSSHQRGPPAEEDNMHPTRTNTRRHIRSSPSTGSAVTTVIEAEEEEPAGVSRKLKDMHLTAPSPVEEEPEVADVPVIVEQSVVGESGAQSHNPPAEKAEDEDDDDDEDEEIDDDADQTVVGSVSEQDSANDDDTQTDEHKPAADSVESAQSTDTDVAEDEPTKENASADSAPDVDAPESSEAKDKSSEDAAKTTDIKLEDETKKDEK, encoded by the exons ATGTCTCCTTCTGGCGGTCCTGCAGCCAGTCTTCATACGACACCCCAGGAGCAATCGCAGCTTGAAGCCAGCTCTAGACGGCGGATACACCCAGGAACAAAAGCAGCAGATATGGCTGCTGGACCTCCTTTGATACCGCTACAAGAG CTCGACTCTGCATTTCAACTCCAAGAACACCTAGCCGCCCTCCACTGCTACCATACTTCCTCCAACACCCAGCCAATCACCCGTGGCACCGCGCTACAGCTTGCGACACCTCCCAATGGCGTCGACCGGACCATCTGGCTCTATGAGCTCTGCcgcttcctcatctcacAGTGCAACTCCTTGATCGttggcttcctcttcgaCACCCCGCCATGCAGTGCGAGCACGTGCCCTGAAATGCGCGCTTCCGAATGGCAGTTCCTCTGCGCTGTCCACGAGCAGCCCAAGAGCTGCTGCGCCATCGACTACTGCTGTCACACCCTGGACTGGGCTGCAAACGTTGTGACCGACCAGAAGATCTTCCCCAGCCGCTTTGTCGTCCATAATGACAACCACAGTAAGAATGTGGGCGTCAAGAATCTCGTCAATGTGTTCCGCAGGTTGCATCGCATATTCGCCCATGCCTGGTTTCAGCATCGTGGTGTGTTTTGGTCTGTAGAAGCCGAGACAGGACTGTACGTCCTGTTTAAGACTGTATGCGACTTGTATGATCTGCTGCCTGCTGAGAACTACAAGTTGCCTCCCGAGGCGGAGGGACTCGAGGCACCCCATACTGAACAGGAGCCCGAGAAACCCCCTCCCACCATCCTCAAGccttcatcacatcaacGAGGCCCTCCTGCCGAAGAAGACAACATGCATCCAACAAGGACAAATACTCGACGACACATTCGAAGTAGTCCTTCAACGGGAAGTGCTGTGACAACTGTCATtgaagccgaggaggaggaaccCGCTGGAGTCTCCAGGAAACTAAAGGATATGCACCTGACCGCTCCCTCGCCcgtggaggaggagccagAAGTGGCTGATGTCCCTGTTATTGTTGAGCAATCAGTCGTGGGAGAATCCGGGGCACAGTCCCACAATCCCCCAGCTGAGAAggcagaagatgaagatgatgatgacgatgaagatgaagaaattgacgatgatgccGACCAGACAGTCGTCGGGTCTGTTTCAGAACAAGACTCTGCAAACGATGATGACACTCAAACGGATGAACATAAGCCGGCCGCGGACTCTGTCGAGTCTGCGCAATCTACAGATACGGACGTTGCAGAGGACGAGCCGACAAAGGAAAACGCATCTGCAGACTCAGCACCAGATGTGGATGCCCCTGAATCCTCAGAGGCCAAGGACAAATCCTCAGAGGATGCGGCAAAGACCACAGATATCAAGTTAGAGGACGAAACCAAAAAGGATGAGAAGTAA